The Fusobacterium sp. FSA-380-WT-3A region TCATCCATAGACATCTCTCTTATATAAGAAGTTATAGATTCAGATATCTTAGCATTTACAAGTCTTTCTACTTTTTCTAACTCTTCATCAGTAACAGCTTCATAGTGATTAAAGTCAAATCTTAATCTATCAGCTGTAACTAAAGAACCTGCTTGTTGAACATGACTTCCTAATACTTCTCTTAAAGCTTTATGTAATAAGTGAGTAGCACTATGATTTTTAGAAATAGAAGCTCTTCTATTAATATCAACAGCTAATTTTACTTCTGTTCCTTCTACTAAATTATAAATTCCATTTAAAATCTTTACAGTATGCATAAATATATCTTTTTGTTTTTTTACATCTATAACCACTCCACTACTTCCTGTAGAAGAAACGATAGTACCAAAGTCAGCTTCTTGTCCTCCTGATTCAGCATAAAATGGGGTTTTATCTGTAATAACCATAAATTTATCATCTTCTAATTTTTTTACGAAAAGTATTTTAGCTGTTTCTTTTAAACTTTTATATCCCGTAAATTCAGTTTTACCATGTTCATCAAAGAAAGATTCAATAAAGGCATCTTGTCCTTTCTCCATTACAACTTCTCTAGAATTTCTAGCTAGTTCTCTTTGCTCTTCCATTTTTTGGTCAAATTCATTTTTATAAACTTTTATTTGATTTTCACTACAAATTTCTTCTGTTAATTCATAAGGGAAACCATATGTATCATACAATTTAAATGTTATTTCCCCTGATAAGAAATCTTCTCCATTATTTTTTGCTTCTTCTATAGCATTCATAACATGTTGAATTCCTAAATCAAGAGTATTAGAAAATTTTTCTTCTTCTATTTTTACAACTTTCTTTATATGTTTTAAGTTAGTTGCTAAATCAGGATAAGAACCTTTCATTAAATCAACAACCACATCAACTATATTATAAAGGAATAACTCTTTTACTCCTAATAATCTTCCATGTCTTATAGCTCTTCTTAAAATTCTTCTTAATACATATCCTCTTCCTTCATTTGATGGAATTACACCATCATTTATTAAGAAAGTTACTGCTCTTCCATGGTCAGCTATAACTTTTAGAGAATAATCATATTTTGGGTTTTCTCCATATTTTATCCTAGCTACTTTTGCCATAGCTTCAACTATTGGAAATAATAAATCAGTTTCAAAGTTATTAGCTTTTCCCTGAATAACAGCAGTTATTCTCTCTAATCCAGCTCCTGTATCTATATTTTTCTTAGGTAATGGTTCTAAATGTCCATCTTCCATTCTATTCCATTCAGTAAACACAAGGTTCCAAATTTCTATGAAACGATCATCTGTATTAGGATCTCCTAATCTAGAGTTTTCATCTCCACCAAATTTTACACCTAAATCTACATATATCTCTGAACATGGTCCACAAGAACCTGTAGGTCCAGCTGCCCACCAGTTGTCATCTTCTCCTAGTCTTACTATTCTTTCTTTAGGAAAATTACATTCTGATATCCATAAACTTTCAGCTTCATCATCAGTTTCAAAAACAGATACCCATAATCTATTTTTATCTATTTTTAAAATCTCTGTTATAAATTCATAAGACCATCTTATTGACTCTTTTTTAAAATAGTCTCCAAAAGAAAAATTCCCTAACATTTCAAAAAATGTATGGTGTCTTGCTGTTTTTCCAACATTATCTAAATCATTTGTTCTTATACATTTTTGAAATGTTGTTACTCTTGGAGTAGGTGCTGGCTTTTGTCCTAAAAAATAAGGTTTAAAAGGAACCATTCCTGCTACTGTTAAAAGTAGAGTTGGGTCATCTGGAATTAATGATGAACTTTCAAAGTGTCTGTGATTTTTACTTTCGAAAAATTCTATAAATTTTTCTCTAATTTCATTACCTGTTAACATTTTTCCTCCAATATCTATATTTTAATTTTGTTTTTATTAATCTAATTTAAAGTTTTCACCAAGATAAACTCTTTTAGCCACTTCATTCTTTGCTATTTCTTCTGGAGTTCCACTTATTAAAACTTCACCTTCAGCCATAATATAAGCTCTATCTGTTATTCTTAAAGTTTCTCTTACACTATGGTCTGTAATTAAAATCCCTAATCCTTTTTCTTTTAAATATTTTATTATATCTTGTATATCTTCTACAGCTATAGGATCTACTCCTGCAAAAGGTTCATCAAGTAAAATAAAATCTGGATTATTGGCTATCGTTCTAGCTATCTCTACTCTTCTTCTCTCTCCTCCTGATAAAGAATATCCATAAGATTTAGCTATATGTGATAATTTAAATTCTTCTAATAATTCTTCAACTATTTTTTTCTGCTCCTCTTTTGATAAATTTTTCATCTCTAAAACAGCATATATATTGTCTTCTACAGTTAAGTTTCTAAATACAGAAGCTTCTTGAGCTAAATATCCTATTCCTAAATTTGCTCTTTTATACATTGGAAATGTTGATATATCTTCGTCATTACAATATATTTTCCCGCTATCTGGTTTTATTATTCCTGTTATCATATAAAAAGTAGTTGTTTTTCCAGCTCCATTAGGTCCTAAAAGTCCCACAATTTCACCTTTTTTTACTTTAAGACTTACATCTTTTACAACTTGTCTTTTTTTATATGTTTTACATAGATGTTGTCCCTCTATACTTCTCATTGATTTCTCCTTTTATTTATTCGTTTTATAATTAATATTAGATTTACCATATGCTTTTATTTTTTGAGTATTTCTATTATATATAGCTCTATCTGAATTAAATATAAGTTGACTATTTTCTATTTTTACATTTCCTATTAATTCCAATGTTTGATTAATATTATTTAAAATTCCTTTATCTCCTATTAATATAGTTTTTTCTCCCTTATTATCTATATTTTCTATAGTTGTTTTAGAATTTAAATTTAATTTTTCTTCTTTAATATTTCCACTTATATTTTCTCCAAAAATTAGAGTTTTATTTTTTTCTGTTTCAGCATATATTTTATTATTTTTTCTAGCTATTATGTTACCTTTTATAAAATCATATTCTATATCATCTGATTTTATATTTTGCTTATCTCTCGAAATAATAGTATCTTTTTTTCCAATAATTTTTTGAACCTCATATTTGCCACTTTTTAATCTAAAATACGCTTTTAAACTTTTTCCTGATAAGTCTGTTACAACTTTTTTTCCTTTATCCACTGTAACAACCTTTCCTTTTACATTATCCATGAAATTGAATATTAATTTATCTGAATTTCCAGAAAATTTATCTGCTTTTATTTCTTCCATAGTTGTTTTTATACTTATTTTTTCTCCAGATATATCTTTAGTTACTGTATTTGATAAAATATTATCTGCTAAGATTTTTATATTATTTTGATGGTCAATTGAAACATTACCTATTGCAAATACAGTATTTTTTTGTGTATTATAAATAACTTCATTACCTTTTAACTTAGATTCCTCATTATAAACTAATACATTACCTTTTAATTTTAAAATTTTCTCTTCCATTAAATATTCTAAATTATTTGAAGTTATTTTTTCATTTTTATCACTTATACCACTAAATTTATTTCCTATAAATATTTTTTCCTTATTTCTTAAGACACCATTTTCTACTAGTCCATTAAATTTATTATCTTTAGTTTTAAAAGTAATGCTCTCATCAAATTTTATAACTTCTTCTTTTAATTTATAATTTGCTTCTGAAGTTAAAAATTCCTCTTTTTCAGTAAGTAATTTTACATTATTTTTTATCTTTAAAAATTCATCTTTTTTAAATTCTCCAGTATCTCCTGTAATTATATTTTCTGTATCTTTACTCACATATTTTACTTCATTTAAAATATATCCTAACTCACTAGTTAAATTATAATTTAATCCTTTTCCTGTAAATGTAGAAGTTAAAGTTTCATAATTAAATACTTCGTTTGTTTGAATCTCATTTTTAGAAATAATATATTCTACATTTTTACTTTTTATTATACTTTTATCCTCTAGATTTTCTATAGTAAAGTCATTTGGTATAGCACCTCTATCTTTAGAAGTGTAATATTCCAATTTATCTGTTTTTAAAATATTAGTTTTATTAATTGCCTTTACTTTTCCTATAGCATAATAATCTTTCTTTTGAGTATCAAAAATTATTTTTTCCGCTTCTATTTTATTATTATTTACTTTAGAAATAACATTTCCTAAAATTATATCTCCTATTTTAGTTATATTGTTATAATTCATTTGTTGTCCAATACTTATATAGTCCTTATCTTCATAAATATACCCTTCTTTTAACTCCATCTCTTCTTTGGCAAAATTATAAACAAAATTTTTAGAAGTTGCTTTTCTATCTTCATAAGTATATACAACTTTATCTTTTTTAGATGTAAAATATCCTATTTTAGATTCAACATTATAAATTGCTGAATCACCTATAATTTTTTCACCTTTTGCATTAGTTATCTCTACATTTCCATTTAATTCAATAATCTTTTCATCAATTTTATAAATTCCACTATCACCAATAAATTTTATATCTCCATTAGTTCCATTAACTTTGCCAATTATATCAATTTCCCTCTCTGGTCTTATTTTTTGTATTTTTTGAGAATTTATTATATATCCATCAATTGTTATTACTGGATTATTATTAGCCATAAAAGTTTCTTTTAAATTATTATAATCTAAATTTTTTCCTTGTATAACTCCTTTTCCATAATATCCTGTAAAACCATTTCTGATTTCTATTTTATTTTTATCTATATAATATTTTCCATTTTTAAACTCACCAGAAAAACCATCTTCTTCAGAATTAATATTTTTAAATTTTCCATTTCCTGTAAGAGTGAATAAATTTTTCTTTTCT contains the following coding sequences:
- the alaS gene encoding alanine--tRNA ligase translates to MLTGNEIREKFIEFFESKNHRHFESSSLIPDDPTLLLTVAGMVPFKPYFLGQKPAPTPRVTTFQKCIRTNDLDNVGKTARHHTFFEMLGNFSFGDYFKKESIRWSYEFITEILKIDKNRLWVSVFETDDEAESLWISECNFPKERIVRLGEDDNWWAAGPTGSCGPCSEIYVDLGVKFGGDENSRLGDPNTDDRFIEIWNLVFTEWNRMEDGHLEPLPKKNIDTGAGLERITAVIQGKANNFETDLLFPIVEAMAKVARIKYGENPKYDYSLKVIADHGRAVTFLINDGVIPSNEGRGYVLRRILRRAIRHGRLLGVKELFLYNIVDVVVDLMKGSYPDLATNLKHIKKVVKIEEEKFSNTLDLGIQHVMNAIEEAKNNGEDFLSGEITFKLYDTYGFPYELTEEICSENQIKVYKNEFDQKMEEQRELARNSREVVMEKGQDAFIESFFDEHGKTEFTGYKSLKETAKILFVKKLEDDKFMVITDKTPFYAESGGQEADFGTIVSSTGSSGVVIDVKKQKDIFMHTVKILNGIYNLVEGTEVKLAVDINRRASISKNHSATHLLHKALREVLGSHVQQAGSLVTADRLRFDFNHYEAVTDEELEKVERLVNAKISESITSYIREMSMDEAKKLGAMALFGDKYQDVVRVVSFGEFSTELCGGIHVGNTSEIGLFKIISETGIAAGIRRIEAQTGYHAYETVKSMEKLIEKVSKTLKTDSSKLEEKVEKISEELKASLKEIEELKSKIATYEVNSLFEQVTEINGVKVLVKGFENKESDSLREIVDKAKDKLGSCVVVLGANNGKAIFAVGVTKDLTSKIKAGELVKQLAILTGGNGGGRPDFAQAGGKEGNKVAETLEVAKNILKEKL
- the lptB gene encoding LPS export ABC transporter ATP-binding protein, whose translation is MRSIEGQHLCKTYKKRQVVKDVSLKVKKGEIVGLLGPNGAGKTTTFYMITGIIKPDSGKIYCNDEDISTFPMYKRANLGIGYLAQEASVFRNLTVEDNIYAVLEMKNLSKEEQKKIVEELLEEFKLSHIAKSYGYSLSGGERRRVEIARTIANNPDFILLDEPFAGVDPIAVEDIQDIIKYLKEKGLGILITDHSVRETLRITDRAYIMAEGEVLISGTPEEIAKNEVAKRVYLGENFKLD
- a CDS encoding LPS export ABC transporter periplasmic protein LptC, whose amino-acid sequence is MNKKLKNSIIAAGIVLIVYLNYYKPEKGLGVIKNVIETTNVVYDTDGYHIEAERQIDDMDLDTTKFEKAIARYEDMTLSGNKAFVDAGKNLFLEENIVGDNGKGWKIFSNKLNYNQYKDLLVSKEGIKAINELENITLEGNELITNKKFDVINIREQVKMSNDKFLIEGDKGVYQEKKNLFTLTGNGKFKNINSEEDGFSGEFKNGKYYIDKNKIEIRNGFTGYYGKGVIQGKNLDYNNLKETFMANNNPVITIDGYIINSQKIQKIRPEREIDIIGKVNGTNGDIKFIGDSGIYKIDEKIIELNGNVEITNAKGEKIIGDSAIYNVESKIGYFTSKKDKVVYTYEDRKATSKNFVYNFAKEEMELKEGYIYEDKDYISIGQQMNYNNITKIGDIILGNVISKVNNNKIEAEKIIFDTQKKDYYAIGKVKAINKTNILKTDKLEYYTSKDRGAIPNDFTIENLEDKSIIKSKNVEYIISKNEIQTNEVFNYETLTSTFTGKGLNYNLTSELGYILNEVKYVSKDTENIITGDTGEFKKDEFLKIKNNVKLLTEKEEFLTSEANYKLKEEVIKFDESITFKTKDNKFNGLVENGVLRNKEKIFIGNKFSGISDKNEKITSNNLEYLMEEKILKLKGNVLVYNEESKLKGNEVIYNTQKNTVFAIGNVSIDHQNNIKILADNILSNTVTKDISGEKISIKTTMEEIKADKFSGNSDKLIFNFMDNVKGKVVTVDKGKKVVTDLSGKSLKAYFRLKSGKYEVQKIIGKKDTIISRDKQNIKSDDIEYDFIKGNIIARKNNKIYAETEKNKTLIFGENISGNIKEEKLNLNSKTTIENIDNKGEKTILIGDKGILNNINQTLELIGNVKIENSQLIFNSDRAIYNRNTQKIKAYGKSNINYKTNK